GCGGGCAAAGCGCTCGGCAACATGGCTAAAGAGGTGCCGCCAAACTGGGTCGATGGGCTGCAGCAAATAGGGAGAGAGCTTACCTTCTAGTACCTCCCGCTCAAATTCCCACACGACCCAAACAACGGTTAGCTGGCGGACGATAAAAACGGCTAAAAAATAGCGAATAAATTCGATCGGATCTAGCCCAAACTCACCGCTCTCGGCGGCCTGAGCCCAGACTCCCATTAAAATCAGCGGCAAGGTGCCTGAGAGCACCCACAGCACCAGTTCTGCCCGGTATTCCACCATGTAGGCGTAGTAAACCGAGAGCAATACCCGCGAGATCCGCAGGCTTTTGGCGATTGAGAGGGGTTTAGTCACTGCTAAGGATTGAGTTGAGGGTTTAGCCGCAATGGGAAGTTGCGAAGTGCGATCGCATCTTATCCCTAGCGTAAACCGGACAGGCCAACCCTAGCCGCTTTACTCACCACCCGCCTCAGTTGCCCTAGAACGAGCTGTCGTTGCCGTTGCCGTTACCGTTCTGAAAATTGTCTAGGAACGGGTTGCCGCTACCGTTGCCCTGAAAGCCTCGGATACCCAGCATATCTAGACTGGCTCTACAGGGTAAGTCAGCGGCTCGATCTCTTAGGGGCAAAGTGTCTTCGGTCAGTTCGACGGGAGTAAAGTCGCATACGTGCAGCCCAATCAGCTCGCGGCTATAGAGAGAGCCTCGGTAAAGCCGCAAATTGTAGCCAAAGTCTTTGGCCGACTGGCCCAAAGTGTTGATCACCCCGTACTGCTCAAAGTAGTTAAGCACGCTCCAGTACTGAGCATTGACCACGATATCCACAACCGGCAGGCTGTGCTCATCGGTCTGATAGGCTATCCACGAGCTGATCAGACGACGACCCCCCAATCGGTTTGGCAGCTGGTCTCGGTTGTACCAGAGACTAGGCGTGGACATCTCGATAGGTGAGATCATTTCATCGGTCTGCATCGAGTTCTGATCGATGCTGTCCCAGAAGGGCGAATCAGCTTGACCGGCAGCAGGAAATGTAGCCAAGAACTGATAAGTGCGATCGAGCCCCGAAGGCTCTGGTGCAGTCTGAGCTGCGCCAGGAACCGGTACCAGCACAACAGTGCCCAAGCTCAAGAACATGGCCCAACGCCAAGAGGTCGGCAGCAGGCCCGCAGGGTTGCAGCGGCTGGGCCAAAAATGGCTGACTCTAGAAAGCCAAGACATGGTGCCTCCAGAGGCGACAGGGCGTAGAAGAAAAGACAACTTACTAGCGTTTGAGTTCCCTCAAAGGTCTGATCTATCTAGATCTATTCTAATGGGGGTATCCGTCAAACTGCTGAAACAGGCTCGGCTCGGTCGCATTTAAGTCCTGCGGTAGGTTTATAGCAGCACCTTTCTCCCTTAAGGTAGGCGACTGAAGCTTAAATCCCTTCCCCCTAACGTGAGCGGAATGCGATTGATCTATCCCAGGTCTTGGTTCAGATGTAGCTTTCCTTGGCTGCTGAGTTATGGGGTAGCCCTATTAGCCGTAGCGCTGGCGCTGGTACTGACCTTATATCTACAGCAGGCCCTAGCGTTTCAGCTGTTTGCCATGTTCTATGTGGCTGTGGCCGTCAGCGCCTGGGCCGGTGGACTGGGGCCAGGTATCTTGGCAGCACTGCTGTCGGCTGGAGTGATTAATCATTTCCTCATCTACCCGCTGTACCAGCCTTCTCCAGGCGGCATCTATGGCTGGATTCGGCTGGGGGTGTTTTTGCTGGTGGCGCTGCCGATCGGTACGCTAAACGGCAATTTAAAGGTAGCCGAGCAGCGGATGCAGGCAGCTCTGCTGCAGCTACAGGAAAGTGAACAGCAGTATCGCCAGATCGTCGAGACGGCTAACGAAGGCATTTGGGTGATTGACCCCGAGGGCATCACGCTTTACGCCAATCCTCGCATGGGAGAAATCTTGGGCTGTGCAGCGGAGGATCTAGTCGGCCAGTCGGCCTTTGACTTTGTCTTTGAGGAAGATCAGCAGGAGGCCAAGCAGCGGTTTGCAGAGCGGTTGCAGGGGGTGCGATCGCGCAGTGAGTTTCGGCTGCGCCGCTGCGATCGCACTCCTGTCTGGATTCAAAATGGGATCAGTTTTTTAGAAGATGAGCAGGGCCGCTGCACCCGCATTCTCAACTTAGTCACCGATATCACTGAGCAAAAGCAGGTGGCCGACTCGGTGCGAGAGGGCGAACAGTACCTGTCGCTGGTGCTAGAGACAGGTAGGCTCGGGGCCTGGCAGCTCGATCTGCGCACTTTTGAGCTGCAGTCGTCAGCTCAGTTCAGGGCCAACCTAGGACAGCCCCTCGACACCGAACTTTCTCAACAGCAGGTGCTAGCGCTCATTCACCCAGAGGATCGGGAACGGGTAGAAGAGTCGGTGCGAGTTGCGATCGCAACCCGCACTGATTACGACATCGAATACCGCACCCGCTGGCCCGATGGCAGCCAGCACTGGCTTACCGCGCGGGGCCGCTGCTTCTACAACGACTGGGGTCACCCTTTGCGCATGGTAGGGGTGACGCTAGACGTGAGCGATCGCAAGCAGGTCGAAGAAGTGCTGCGGGCTAATGCCAACCTCTACCGCACCCTCAGCGACGTGGTGCCTGACTTTATCTGGTCCTGCAACGCCGAGGCCCGCATTGACTTCGGCAATGCCCGCTTGCTGGACTACATTGGCTACACCCTAGAGCAGATCAGTCAGGATCCCACCTTGATCAACCACCCTGAAGATCTGCCCCACCTACAGGCGGCCTGGGCAGATGCCCAAGCCCGAGGCGGATCCTGCGAAGTAGAATTTCGTATGCGCCGCCATGATGGCGTTTACCGCTGGTTTATCAGTCGGGCAGTGCCACTTAAAGACGAAGCGGGTCAAATCATCAAGTGGATTGGCACCACCACCGATATTCATGAGCGCAAACAGGCCGAAGAAGCGCTGCGGCACCGGGAAGAAGAACTGCGCCTGATCACCGATGCCGTGCCTGTCCTAATTTCCTACGTTGATGCCGACCAGCGCTACCGCTTCCACAACCGTAGCTACGAGATCTGGTTCGGCAAGCCTAGGGCAGAGATTTATGGCAAAACGCTCTGGGAAGTCTTAGGCGATGCTGCCTATGAGATCATTCACCCCTATGTGGAGCAGGTGCTTTCGGGGCAAGCTGTCTCCTTTGAGCAGTCGCTGCCCTACTCAGGCACAGACGGCCGCTTCGTTCAGGCCAGCTACATTCCCCGCTTCAATGACCACAATGAAGTAGAAGGCTTTGTAGCGCTAGTCAACGACGTTACTCAGCAGAAGCAGGCCGAACTGACCCAGCGCAGCCACCAAGAGCTGTTTCGTCTGGCCCATCTCGTCGGCGGCATCGGCACCTACGAATGGAGCCTGCAAACTGGCAACGTGTGGTGGAGCGAAGAAATGGAGCGGCTCTACGGCTTCACACCGGGCAGCTTTGGGGGCTGCTACGAAGACTGGCTGCAGATCCTCTACCCTGATGACCGAGAGGCCGCCGATCAGGCCGCTCAGCGCACAATTACAGCAGGAACAGACTTCGACACCAGCTTTCGCATTTTGCGGCCTGATGGCAGCTTGCGCTGGATCGCCGCCCGCGCCCGCATCTTTAGAGACAACCAGGGTCATCCGTTGCGCGTCGTCGGCGTCAATATGGACATCACCGAACGCAAGCAGGCCGAGGAAGCGTTGCGCTACAGCGAAGAA
The nucleotide sequence above comes from Pseudanabaena sp. FACHB-2040. Encoded proteins:
- a CDS encoding PAS domain S-box protein; translation: MRLIYPRSWFRCSFPWLLSYGVALLAVALALVLTLYLQQALAFQLFAMFYVAVAVSAWAGGLGPGILAALLSAGVINHFLIYPLYQPSPGGIYGWIRLGVFLLVALPIGTLNGNLKVAEQRMQAALLQLQESEQQYRQIVETANEGIWVIDPEGITLYANPRMGEILGCAAEDLVGQSAFDFVFEEDQQEAKQRFAERLQGVRSRSEFRLRRCDRTPVWIQNGISFLEDEQGRCTRILNLVTDITEQKQVADSVREGEQYLSLVLETGRLGAWQLDLRTFELQSSAQFRANLGQPLDTELSQQQVLALIHPEDRERVEESVRVAIATRTDYDIEYRTRWPDGSQHWLTARGRCFYNDWGHPLRMVGVTLDVSDRKQVEEVLRANANLYRTLSDVVPDFIWSCNAEARIDFGNARLLDYIGYTLEQISQDPTLINHPEDLPHLQAAWADAQARGGSCEVEFRMRRHDGVYRWFISRAVPLKDEAGQIIKWIGTTTDIHERKQAEEALRHREEELRLITDAVPVLISYVDADQRYRFHNRSYEIWFGKPRAEIYGKTLWEVLGDAAYEIIHPYVEQVLSGQAVSFEQSLPYSGTDGRFVQASYIPRFNDHNEVEGFVALVNDVTQQKQAELTQRSHQELFRLAHLVGGIGTYEWSLQTGNVWWSEEMERLYGFTPGSFGGCYEDWLQILYPDDREAADQAAQRTITAGTDFDTSFRILRPDGSLRWIAARARIFRDNQGHPLRVVGVNMDITERKQAEEALRYSEELFRRMTETLEDVFWVAETQPTYQLLYISPGYEQIWGHPREQIYDNPKEWLEAVYSPDQEPLGAGLLADLSQQHSLEFQVVHADGSVRWVRNRTFPIQEADGSSHRIAGIAEDITERKQAEVALRQSEEQYRFLTEAIPQLVWTADATGRNEYVNQQMCDYIGLTQEQLLALSWQETVHPDDRDNVLRQWLKATHEAKLYELEYRLRRADGVYRWHLVRAVPFKDSQGQVIRWFGAAVDIHEKKAVEEQRLRLLQQEQIARANAERANRIKDEFLAVLSHELRSPLNPVLGWVKMLLRGTLEPARQQYALETIERNVKLQVQLVDDLLDVSRILRGKLNLEMAPVDLQSTLLASIETVRLAAEAKAISIHTDFDPQVGPVLGDAGRLQQVIWNLLSNAVKFTPNGGRVEVKLALGTGQATEADGERQEAFAQIIVTDTGKGISPAFLPHVFEHFRQEDGATTRQFGGLGLGLAIARYLSEMHGGLITADSPGEGLGATFTVQLPLVPQAASLPTPEALSPGSLEPLPLQGIQILIVDDDDDTRACNLFVLEQAGATVTQASSGEEALHQFQQSPPDLLICDIGMPYMDGYQVIQTVRQIEASAAVAMQGKSLPATRQSTPAVALTAYAGAAYQQRVLAAGFQHHLSKPVDPDELIKAVLQLIKR